Proteins from one Actinobacillus delphinicola genomic window:
- the seqA gene encoding replication initiation negative regulator SeqA, whose protein sequence is MKIVKLDDELYQYIASQTTAIGEESPSDILRRLLNFPQCTMDPNADHIGENISIFDAIDETVAPVQPKQKKQPVKSVQQLTQKVEALLKTDTFLQETKGVNRFLRVLSVLYRTNPESFANAVEPLQGHTRVYFARDEATLLSYGTHTKPKQIPESPFWVITNTNSQRKMLMLERTMVEMQLPQSLVEKVRQFF, encoded by the coding sequence ATGAAAATAGTGAAACTTGACGACGAACTTTATCAATATATTGCTAGCCAAACGACAGCAATTGGTGAAGAAAGTCCATCGGACATCTTGCGTCGCCTTTTAAATTTTCCACAATGTACTATGGATCCTAATGCCGATCACATTGGTGAAAATATTTCTATTTTCGATGCTATTGATGAAACCGTAGCCCCTGTACAACCTAAACAAAAAAAACAACCCGTAAAATCTGTTCAGCAGCTAACTCAAAAAGTTGAAGCACTTTTAAAAACAGATACATTTTTGCAAGAAACAAAAGGGGTCAACCGTTTCTTACGTGTTTTAAGCGTACTATACCGTACAAACCCTGAGAGCTTTGCAAATGCTGTAGAACCATTACAGGGTCACACTCGTGTTTACTTCGCTCGTGATGAAGCAACTTTATTAAGTTATGGTACTCATACTAAACCAAAACAAATTCCAGAAAGTCCATTCTGGGTAATTACCAATACCAATAGCCAGCGTAAAATGTTAATGTTAGAAAGAACGATGGTTGAAATGCAACTTCCTCAATCTCTAGTCGAGAAAGTCCGTCAATTTTTCTAA
- the menE gene encoding o-succinylbenzoate--CoA ligase has product MNLLWQDFANCGKNQNRIALRDSQGNLFSWKEVTGLISTFAEQLKQQGIKKGSGVALCGRNSENLVFLYLATIQLGARALGINPAFSAQKCASIFENSQIDFYYLDPTAIHLQQDLKKFYENRGVELNLPPYLDLISPTDNTDNTAISNFTEDDYHHLPITMTLTSGSTGLPKAVVHSLQAHLENAAGVCDLMQFQATDSYLLSLPIYHVSGQGIIWRWLQRGAVLHFVQDDFYDSLSQVTHASLVPTQAQRFLQYLVEHPTKTYRTKHLLLGGASIPVALTQALAQANIQSYCGYGMTEMASTIFAKKADASSGVGQPLPKRIFKLVNDEICLKGAGLALGYWQKDGIHPLTNGDGFFATKDKGVWKNNELFIIGRVDNQFISGGENIQPEEIESILKEHPLVKQVFVLPIADKEFGHRPVAMIELNTEFNEENILIIKAWLKGKLEKFKHPIAYYLLESEKFQSQGSIKISRNLLQKELEKLI; this is encoded by the coding sequence ATGAATTTATTATGGCAAGATTTCGCTAATTGCGGAAAAAACCAAAATCGTATTGCTTTGCGAGATTCGCAAGGCAATCTTTTTTCTTGGAAAGAGGTAACTGGATTAATTAGTACCTTTGCAGAGCAATTAAAACAACAAGGGATCAAAAAAGGCTCTGGTGTAGCGCTTTGCGGACGTAATAGTGAAAATCTTGTATTTCTTTATCTTGCCACAATTCAACTAGGTGCAAGAGCATTAGGCATAAACCCCGCATTTTCAGCGCAAAAATGTGCTTCTATTTTTGAAAATAGTCAAATTGATTTCTATTATTTGGATCCAACTGCTATCCATTTGCAACAGGATCTTAAAAAATTTTACGAAAATCGAGGCGTGGAATTAAATTTACCACCTTATCTTGATCTCATTTCTCCTACAGATAACACCGATAATACAGCTATATCTAATTTTACAGAAGATGATTACCATCATTTACCTATTACGATGACACTTACATCGGGATCAACAGGATTACCTAAAGCCGTTGTTCATTCACTGCAAGCGCATTTAGAAAATGCAGCGGGCGTTTGTGATTTAATGCAATTCCAGGCAACAGATAGTTATCTTCTATCATTACCTATCTACCATGTTTCTGGACAAGGAATTATATGGCGCTGGTTACAACGTGGCGCTGTACTGCATTTTGTTCAAGATGATTTTTACGATAGTTTAAGTCAAGTCACTCATGCTTCGCTTGTCCCTACCCAAGCCCAACGGTTTTTACAATATTTGGTAGAACATCCTACAAAAACTTACCGAACTAAACATCTTCTATTAGGAGGAGCAAGTATCCCAGTTGCGCTCACTCAGGCATTAGCCCAAGCAAATATTCAAAGCTATTGCGGATACGGTATGACAGAAATGGCTTCAACCATTTTTGCTAAAAAAGCAGATGCAAGTTCTGGTGTTGGGCAACCTTTACCAAAACGTATCTTTAAACTGGTGAATGATGAAATTTGCTTAAAAGGTGCAGGACTCGCATTGGGCTATTGGCAAAAAGATGGAATTCATCCGCTAACTAATGGCGATGGTTTCTTTGCAACAAAAGATAAAGGCGTATGGAAAAATAACGAGTTATTTATTATTGGTCGAGTCGATAATCAATTTATTTCAGGTGGTGAAAATATTCAACCCGAAGAAATTGAGTCGATTTTAAAAGAACATCCTTTAGTTAAACAAGTATTCGTATTGCCTATTGCGGATAAAGAGTTTGGACATCGCCCAGTAGCAATGATAGAGTTAAATACAGAATTTAATGAAGAAAACATTCTTATCATTAAAGCATGGTTAAAGGGAAAATTGGAAAAATTCAAACACCCTATCGCCTACTATTTATTAGAAAGTGAAAAATTTCAGAGTCAAGGTAGTATCAAAATTTCACGTAATCTATTACAAAAAGAATTAGAAAAATTAATTTAG